Proteins co-encoded in one Erwinia sp. genomic window:
- the sfsA gene encoding Sugar fermentation stimulation protein A (ID:JIFNMEKO_02407;~source:Prodigal:2.6) has protein sequence MFYPSGLQPAYLIKRYKRFLADVITPDGETLTLHCANTEAMTGCATPGDRIWYSTSTNLQRKYPHSWELTENREGHRICINTSRANEVVREALTMAHISELTGYSHLRSEAPVTLGAEKSRLDFLLQSEQRPDCYVEVKSVTLLQEGKGLFPDAVTLRGQKHLRDLTALVAGGQRAVLLFAVLHTGISCVSPAEHIDAAYAALLRDAHQHEVEILCYAAEITLQGISLQKPLPLIL, from the coding sequence ATGTTTTATCCTTCCGGCTTACAACCCGCTTATTTAATAAAACGTTATAAACGTTTTCTGGCCGATGTCATCACCCCGGATGGCGAAACCCTGACGCTTCATTGTGCTAACACGGAGGCGATGACCGGTTGTGCCACCCCCGGTGATCGCATCTGGTACTCGACATCAACCAATCTGCAGCGTAAATATCCACACAGCTGGGAACTGACCGAAAACCGCGAAGGGCATCGGATTTGTATTAATACATCGCGCGCCAATGAGGTGGTACGTGAAGCGCTGACGATGGCGCATATTAGTGAGTTAACCGGGTACTCTCACTTGCGTAGCGAAGCGCCCGTGACCCTCGGGGCGGAAAAGAGTCGTCTTGATTTTCTTCTGCAATCAGAACAGCGGCCTGATTGCTATGTAGAAGTCAAATCCGTCACGCTGTTACAGGAGGGGAAAGGGCTCTTCCCCGATGCCGTAACACTTCGTGGTCAGAAACATCTGCGCGACTTAACGGCCCTGGTTGCCGGTGGGCAACGCGCTGTGTTGTTATTTGCTGTGCTACACACGGGTATCAGCTGCGTTTCACCAGCTGAACATATTGATGCAGCTTACGCCGCGTTGCTGCGCGATGCACATCAGCATGAGGTGGAAATACTGTGCTACGCTGCCGAAATCACCCTACAGGGTATCTCGCTGCAAAAACCGCTACCGCTTATTCTGTAA
- the mrcB gene encoding Penicillin-binding protein 1B (ID:JIFNMEKO_02404;~source:Prodigal:2.6) yields the protein MSDDREPIGRKGKNSPPPRKQRTRRRRTEHDDEAFYDDEYNTAQADDEGQEAQAAVTKKKKTPKSKKSKLRKFIGLFIKLLLVFIAVMAVYGVYLDSQIRSRIDGKVWEFPATVYGRMVSLEPGMAYNKKEMITLLEGTQYRQVSRMTRPGEFTVKGNVIEMIRRPFDFPDGKEGEIRARLSFSNDVLTEIKNLDSGRDFGFLRLDPRLITMLQSPNGEQRLFVERSGFPDLLVDTLLATEDRHFYQHDGINLFSIGRAVLANITAGRAVQGGSTLTQQLVKNIFLTNERSLWRKANEAYMALIMDSRYSKDRILELYLNEVYFGQAGNDQIRGFPLASLYYFGRPVGELSLDQQAMLVGMVRGASLYNPWRNPKLVLERRNLVLRLLQQQSVIDQDLYNMLSARPLGVQPKGGVISPQPAFMQMVRNELQDKLGDKVNDLSGVKIFTTLDSVSQDAAEKSVEEGIPALRKQRSLSDLEAAMVIVDRVSGEVRTMVGGSDPRFAGYNRALLARRSIGSLAKPATYLTALNQPDRYRLNSWIADEPLSLKQPGGKIWSPQNDDRRFTGQVMLVDALTNSMNIPTVTLGLALGLDQVTDTWNRLGVAKEQLQPVPAMLLGALNLTPIEVAQAYQTIASGGNRATLSALRSVIAEDGTVLYQSYPQSERVVPAQGAYLMLYTLQQVIDHGTGRTLGARYPQAHLAGKTGTTNNQVDTWFAGIDGKEVAITWVGRDNNQPTKLYGSSGAMQLYRRYLDYQSPTPLMLTPPEDITTVNIDAAGNVICNGSGAGRALPMWTTNPTGLCQQNLSSQITGKTPAGGEPDEGVAQWIKDMFGQ from the coding sequence ATGTCTGATGATCGTGAACCTATAGGACGGAAAGGGAAAAACTCACCTCCCCCCCGGAAGCAACGAACCAGGCGACGGCGTACTGAGCATGATGACGAAGCGTTTTATGATGATGAGTACAACACTGCGCAAGCGGATGATGAAGGTCAGGAGGCTCAGGCAGCGGTGACTAAAAAGAAAAAAACACCTAAATCGAAAAAGAGTAAATTAAGAAAATTCATTGGGTTGTTCATCAAACTGCTGCTGGTTTTTATTGCAGTGATGGCGGTATACGGTGTGTATCTCGATTCGCAAATCCGTAGTCGTATTGATGGCAAAGTGTGGGAATTCCCTGCGACGGTATACGGACGAATGGTCAGTCTTGAACCGGGTATGGCCTACAATAAAAAAGAGATGATTACTCTGCTCGAAGGTACGCAATATCGTCAGGTATCGCGTATGACGCGTCCCGGTGAGTTCACCGTTAAGGGGAACGTTATCGAGATGATCCGGCGTCCGTTTGATTTCCCGGACGGCAAAGAGGGAGAGATCCGTGCCAGATTGTCATTCAGTAATGATGTACTGACAGAGATTAAGAATCTTGACAGTGGACGGGATTTTGGTTTCCTGCGTCTTGATCCGCGTTTGATCACCATGCTGCAATCGCCGAATGGCGAACAGCGCCTTTTTGTTGAACGCAGTGGTTTTCCTGATTTACTTGTCGATACCTTGCTTGCTACCGAAGATCGCCATTTTTATCAGCATGATGGCATAAATTTATTTTCTATTGGCCGTGCTGTGCTGGCAAACATTACTGCCGGGCGTGCTGTTCAGGGGGGAAGTACCCTGACACAACAATTGGTGAAAAATATATTTTTAACCAATGAACGCTCATTATGGCGCAAAGCCAATGAAGCTTATATGGCACTGATCATGGATTCTCGCTACAGCAAAGATCGCATTCTTGAGCTGTATCTCAATGAGGTCTATTTCGGTCAGGCTGGAAATGATCAAATTCGCGGTTTTCCTCTGGCAAGTCTCTACTATTTTGGTCGTCCGGTTGGTGAACTCAGTTTAGACCAGCAGGCGATGTTAGTGGGAATGGTAAGAGGAGCCTCGCTCTATAACCCGTGGCGTAACCCAAAACTGGTGCTGGAGAGGCGTAATCTGGTGTTGCGTTTATTGCAGCAACAGAGTGTGATTGATCAGGATCTCTATAACATGCTGAGTGCCCGTCCGTTAGGTGTACAACCTAAAGGGGGAGTGATCAGTCCGCAACCCGCGTTTATGCAGATGGTACGTAACGAGCTCCAGGATAAACTGGGTGATAAAGTTAATGATCTGTCAGGTGTCAAAATCTTTACTACCCTCGATTCGGTGTCACAGGATGCCGCTGAGAAATCAGTAGAAGAGGGGATACCCGCATTACGTAAACAGCGTTCATTGTCAGATTTGGAAGCGGCAATGGTGATTGTTGATCGTGTCAGCGGGGAAGTTCGTACCATGGTCGGTGGTTCTGATCCACGTTTCGCCGGTTATAACCGTGCCTTGCTGGCGCGTCGCTCGATTGGCTCACTGGCGAAACCAGCCACCTATCTGACAGCACTTAATCAGCCAGATCGTTATCGTCTTAATAGCTGGATTGCAGATGAACCTCTGTCGCTGAAACAGCCTGGGGGGAAAATCTGGAGCCCGCAGAATGATGATCGCCGCTTCACTGGTCAGGTAATGCTGGTGGATGCCCTGACAAACTCGATGAACATACCAACGGTCACCCTTGGGCTTGCCCTGGGGTTAGATCAGGTGACTGATACCTGGAACCGGCTTGGTGTAGCTAAAGAACAGCTGCAGCCTGTCCCTGCGATGCTGCTCGGCGCACTGAACCTGACACCGATTGAAGTGGCTCAGGCTTATCAGACCATTGCCAGTGGAGGTAATCGGGCAACGCTTTCTGCGCTGCGTTCAGTGATTGCGGAAGATGGTACGGTGTTATACCAGAGCTATCCACAATCTGAACGGGTTGTTCCTGCGCAAGGTGCTTACCTGATGTTGTATACCTTACAACAGGTGATTGATCATGGTACAGGCCGGACACTGGGAGCGCGTTATCCGCAAGCTCATCTGGCCGGGAAGACCGGTACCACCAATAATCAGGTGGATACTTGGTTTGCTGGTATCGATGGTAAAGAGGTGGCGATCACCTGGGTTGGACGTGACAACAATCAGCCGACCAAATTGTATGGTTCCAGCGGTGCGATGCAACTTTACCGACGTTATCTTGACTATCAGTCACCAACGCCGCTGATGCTTACCCCACCAGAAGATATTACTACGGTAAATATTGATGCGGCAGGTAATGTGATATGTAACGGTAGCGGAGCCGGACGAGCCTTACCTATGTGGACTACCAATCCGACAGGGCTTTGTCAGCAGAATCTCTCTTCGCAGATCACCGGGAAGACACCTGCGGGTGGTGAACCTGACGAGGGTGTGGCGCAATGGATTAAAGATATGTTCGGGCAGTAG
- the srmB_2 gene encoding ATP-dependent RNA helicase SrmB (ID:JIFNMEKO_02405;~source:Prodigal:2.6) translates to MINPPVSAVLPDLLEALQQAPQVVLTAPTGAGKSTWLPLQLLQWMAGNNKMILLEPRRLAARNVAQRLAEQLDEQPGETVGYRMRGENCIGPDTRLSVVTEGVLTRMLQQDPELQETSLVLLDEFHERSLQGDLALTLLLDIQQGLRDDLKIVVMSATLDNLHLQAMLPQAKTVCSQGRSFPVERRYQPLDSALPFEETVARETRRLLQNTQGALLLFLPGVAEIQRVQGLLAESVDDGVDLCPLYGGLPLDKQRQAIIAATDGRRKVVLATNIAETSLTIEGISVVVDSALERSAFFDVRSGVTRLQTQRISQASMAQRAGRAGRLAPGVCLHLLDKSQAERCVAHADPEILHSDLTGLWLNLLFWGCSDPHQLQWLDEPPPKSLAYASQLLQQLGAVDEKGKLTPQGRAMAQQGQEPRHAAMMLQAANQPDACATAALLVAILENPPRAESDLRDCLLRPLAIWKKRAAQLRRDGNNGGKVDISLAALLLVTAYPDRIARRRGDSARYQMSGGTGAVLEDTDPLMHYEWLVVPGLLQTGNRPDARILQAFPIDIETIITQAPSLMNEYTSVSWDDEKGTLNAWRIEALGEIKWRMTRLEKPPAEQLHSAMLSWIREKGLAVLNWSSPAEQLRCRIGCAATWLPQADWPEVTDEALLGGLEQWLLPAMSSVSNGRELKQVDCSRALLNLLTWPQRELLESELPTHYTVPTGSRLPLRYAEQQPPVLAVRLQEMFGEATTPRIAQGNVPLILELLSPAQRPLQITRDLTAFWQGAYREVQKEMKGRYPKHPWPDNPTTALPTRRTKK, encoded by the coding sequence ATGATAAATCCACCCGTCAGTGCAGTACTGCCTGACCTGCTGGAAGCATTGCAACAGGCCCCCCAGGTAGTATTGACAGCCCCTACTGGTGCGGGAAAATCCACGTGGTTACCGTTACAGCTGCTGCAGTGGATGGCAGGTAACAACAAAATGATTTTGCTGGAGCCGCGACGTCTGGCTGCACGTAATGTTGCACAACGGCTGGCTGAGCAGTTAGATGAACAGCCGGGGGAGACCGTTGGGTATCGGATGCGGGGAGAGAACTGCATCGGTCCCGATACGCGTCTCTCTGTTGTTACTGAAGGCGTACTGACGCGCATGTTACAACAGGATCCTGAATTACAGGAAACTTCACTGGTGTTGCTGGACGAATTTCATGAGCGCAGCCTGCAGGGTGATTTGGCGTTAACCCTGTTACTCGATATTCAACAGGGATTACGCGATGATTTAAAAATTGTCGTCATGTCAGCAACACTGGATAACTTACACCTGCAGGCGATGTTACCCCAGGCAAAAACAGTGTGTTCCCAGGGCCGCAGTTTTCCTGTTGAACGTCGTTACCAACCTTTAGACAGCGCATTACCTTTCGAAGAGACCGTTGCCCGCGAGACACGGCGTTTGTTGCAGAATACACAAGGTGCTTTGTTGCTTTTTTTGCCAGGTGTGGCAGAAATTCAACGTGTGCAAGGTCTGCTGGCTGAATCGGTAGATGATGGGGTTGATCTTTGTCCGCTGTATGGTGGGCTGCCGCTTGATAAACAGCGACAGGCTATCATTGCAGCAACGGATGGACGGCGTAAAGTGGTTCTGGCGACTAACATTGCGGAAACCAGTTTGACGATTGAGGGCATAAGCGTAGTGGTGGACAGCGCGCTTGAGCGTAGCGCCTTTTTTGATGTGCGTAGTGGAGTGACCCGCCTGCAAACTCAGCGAATCAGTCAGGCGTCAATGGCTCAACGTGCAGGAAGGGCCGGTCGTCTCGCGCCGGGTGTTTGTCTGCATCTGTTAGACAAAAGCCAGGCTGAGCGTTGTGTGGCACATGCTGATCCTGAAATTTTGCACAGTGATCTGACCGGACTGTGGCTAAACCTGTTGTTCTGGGGATGCAGTGATCCTCACCAGCTTCAGTGGCTGGATGAACCACCACCGAAATCACTGGCTTATGCTTCACAGCTGTTGCAGCAACTTGGTGCCGTTGATGAAAAAGGCAAACTCACCCCTCAGGGACGGGCGATGGCACAGCAGGGACAAGAACCTCGTCATGCCGCCATGATGTTGCAGGCAGCTAACCAGCCTGACGCTTGCGCAACGGCAGCGCTATTGGTTGCGATACTCGAAAACCCGCCACGCGCAGAAAGCGATTTGCGTGACTGTCTGTTACGTCCACTCGCCATCTGGAAAAAGCGCGCCGCGCAACTGCGACGGGATGGTAACAATGGCGGTAAAGTAGATATCAGCCTTGCTGCATTATTACTGGTAACGGCATACCCTGATCGTATTGCGCGACGCCGAGGCGACTCTGCGCGTTATCAGATGTCAGGCGGTACAGGTGCGGTACTCGAAGATACAGATCCACTGATGCATTATGAATGGCTGGTCGTTCCCGGTCTGTTACAAACAGGCAACCGTCCTGATGCCCGCATTTTACAGGCATTTCCGATAGACATTGAGACGATCATTACGCAAGCTCCCTCTCTGATGAATGAATACACGTCGGTGAGCTGGGATGATGAGAAGGGTACGCTTAATGCCTGGCGTATTGAAGCGCTGGGTGAAATCAAATGGCGTATGACCCGTCTGGAGAAACCCCCTGCAGAGCAGCTTCATTCAGCGATGCTGAGTTGGATAAGAGAAAAAGGGCTCGCCGTGCTCAACTGGAGTTCACCGGCGGAGCAGCTACGTTGTCGAATAGGTTGCGCGGCGACATGGCTACCGCAGGCGGACTGGCCTGAAGTGACTGACGAAGCGTTGCTTGGGGGGTTAGAACAGTGGTTATTGCCAGCTATGTCAAGCGTGAGTAATGGTCGTGAACTAAAACAAGTTGATTGTTCCCGGGCATTACTGAATTTGCTCACCTGGCCGCAGCGCGAATTGCTTGAAAGTGAGTTGCCGACGCACTATACCGTGCCAACCGGCAGTCGTTTACCCTTGCGCTATGCGGAACAACAACCCCCTGTGCTGGCAGTACGATTGCAGGAGATGTTTGGTGAAGCCACCACACCCCGTATCGCTCAGGGAAACGTTCCTTTGATACTGGAGTTATTATCACCTGCACAGCGTCCGTTACAAATCACCCGCGATTTAACGGCGTTCTGGCAGGGAGCCTATCGTGAGGTGCAAAAAGAGATGAAAGGGCGTTATCCTAAGCATCCCTGGCCTGATAACCCGACGACAGCATTACCGACCCGGCGGACAAAAAAATAG
- the folK gene encoding 2-amino-4-hydroxy-6-hydroxymethyldihydropteridinepyrophosphokinase (ID:JIFNMEKO_02411;~source:Prodigal:2.6) — translation MSQVYLALGSNLAEPRQQINAALSALRQLPESQLTAVSSFYRTPPYGPAGQPDYLNAVVSLDTRLSPETLLDATQHIEQQQGRIRCGERWGPRTLDIDILLFDNRVLNTPRLTVPHYDMHNRAFMLVPLLEIAPDCTLPDGTAISTLLSQLDIRQIHLW, via the coding sequence ATGAGTCAGGTCTATCTGGCGCTGGGCAGTAACCTTGCTGAGCCACGGCAACAAATCAATGCAGCGTTGTCAGCACTCCGGCAATTGCCGGAGAGCCAGTTAACTGCCGTTTCGTCATTCTATCGAACTCCCCCTTATGGTCCTGCCGGGCAGCCAGATTATTTGAATGCGGTGGTTTCACTGGACACCAGACTCTCCCCGGAGACCTTACTTGATGCAACCCAGCACATTGAACAGCAGCAAGGGCGTATTCGCTGCGGTGAGCGATGGGGGCCGCGTACTCTGGATATTGATATCCTTCTGTTCGATAACCGTGTCCTTAACACTCCGCGTCTCACTGTGCCGCACTATGATATGCATAATCGTGCTTTTATGCTGGTTCCACTGCTGGAGATAGCACCTGACTGTACCCTCCCTGATGGCACCGCTATCAGCACTCTGCTCTCACAGCTGGATATCCGGCAGATCCACCTCTGGTAA
- the dksA gene encoding RNA polymerase-binding transcription factor DksA (ID:JIFNMEKO_02408;~source:Prodigal:2.6) — translation MQEGQNRKTSSLSILAIAGVAPYQEKPGEEYMNEAQLEHFRKILEAWRNQLRDEVDRTVSHMQDEAANFPDPVDRAAQEEEFSLELRNRDRERKLIKKIEKTLKKVEEDDFGFCESCGVEIGIRRLEARPTADLCIDCKTLAEIREKQMAG, via the coding sequence ATGCAAGAAGGGCAAAACCGTAAAACCTCATCACTGAGCATTCTCGCCATCGCTGGGGTGGCACCTTACCAGGAGAAGCCAGGCGAAGAGTACATGAACGAGGCCCAGCTGGAACACTTCAGAAAAATTCTCGAAGCCTGGCGTAACCAGCTTCGTGATGAAGTAGACCGCACTGTGTCTCATATGCAGGATGAAGCCGCCAACTTTCCGGATCCTGTTGATCGCGCGGCTCAGGAAGAGGAGTTCAGTCTTGAATTACGCAATCGCGATCGCGAACGGAAGCTAATTAAAAAGATTGAAAAAACGCTGAAAAAAGTGGAGGAAGATGACTTCGGTTTTTGTGAATCCTGTGGTGTGGAAATTGGTATTCGCCGCCTTGAAGCACGCCCGACAGCTGATCTTTGCATTGACTGTAAAACACTGGCAGAAATTCGCGAAAAACAGATGGCAGGTTAA
- the thpR gene encoding RNA 2',3'-cyclic phosphodiesterase (ID:JIFNMEKO_02406;~source:Prodigal:2.6): MIEKPRFFFGLRIPKNYHRQIITWRAAQFTLESGYQVAADALYFPLAYLGTLSDTKCQVLQRLAGQVRQPPFTLALDDAGYWPRAASIWLGSRSPPRALLQLAAVLRAQAARNGCHQPPYPFHPQVVILRHVAPETVLPSCDFSWPLYFTHFTLMQSYYRQGRYHQQDVAQWSLYQE; this comes from the coding sequence ATGATCGAAAAACCACGTTTCTTCTTTGGGCTGCGCATTCCCAAAAATTATCATCGTCAGATCATCACCTGGCGTGCAGCACAATTCACGCTTGAATCTGGCTATCAGGTCGCCGCAGATGCTCTCTATTTTCCCCTGGCGTATCTCGGTACACTCAGCGACACTAAATGTCAGGTACTGCAGCGCCTCGCGGGGCAGGTTCGTCAGCCCCCCTTTACTCTGGCACTGGATGATGCAGGATACTGGCCGCGCGCTGCCAGTATCTGGCTGGGTAGCCGCTCACCTCCTCGGGCACTGTTACAGCTTGCTGCCGTACTGCGTGCACAAGCTGCCCGCAATGGATGCCATCAGCCACCTTATCCTTTCCACCCTCAGGTGGTGATTTTGCGCCACGTCGCACCAGAGACAGTCTTACCCAGCTGTGATTTCAGCTGGCCGCTGTACTTTACTCATTTTACCCTGATGCAATCTTACTATCGGCAGGGGCGTTATCATCAACAGGACGTTGCACAGTGGTCTTTATACCAGGAGTAA
- the gluQ gene encoding Glutamyl-Q tRNA(Asp) synthetase (ID:JIFNMEKO_02409;~source:Prodigal:2.6) encodes MQYIGRFAPSPSGELHFGSLIAALGSYLSARAARGKWLIRIEDIDPPREVPGAATRILQQLEHYGLYWDGEVLWQSDRHQAYREILHTLASEKRSYACTCTRKRIRDCGGFYDRHCRHRHYAPEDAAIRLINNAPFSTFEDRLRGEVRVSQLLAEEDFIIHRRDGLFAYNLAVVVDDHFQGITDVVRGGDLIAPTARQLTLYHQCHWTPPSFLHLPLALSTDGNKLSKQNHAPPLPDGDPRPAIISTLRFLGQPVDPLWRDLPLNALLEAAVASWDIASIPENNVLSPLIPDVTG; translated from the coding sequence ATGCAATATATTGGTCGTTTTGCCCCTTCCCCTTCTGGTGAGCTGCACTTTGGCTCACTGATTGCCGCGTTGGGTAGCTATCTCTCTGCACGCGCCGCCCGGGGAAAATGGCTTATCCGCATCGAAGATATCGATCCACCACGTGAAGTGCCGGGAGCGGCAACGCGTATTCTGCAACAACTTGAACATTATGGCTTGTACTGGGATGGCGAAGTGCTGTGGCAATCTGACCGTCATCAGGCATATCGTGAAATTTTGCACACCTTAGCTTCAGAAAAACGCAGCTATGCCTGCACCTGTACACGTAAGCGTATTCGGGACTGCGGTGGTTTTTACGATCGCCATTGTCGCCACCGCCACTATGCGCCAGAGGATGCCGCTATCCGGTTAATCAATAACGCTCCTTTCAGTACGTTTGAAGATCGGCTACGTGGAGAGGTCAGGGTTTCTCAACTGCTGGCTGAGGAGGATTTTATCATCCATCGCCGTGACGGGTTGTTCGCTTATAATCTGGCTGTGGTGGTTGACGATCACTTTCAGGGGATCACTGATGTCGTACGCGGTGGCGATCTGATAGCACCCACAGCTCGCCAGTTAACGTTATATCATCAGTGTCACTGGACGCCGCCTAGCTTTCTGCATTTGCCCCTCGCCCTCAGTACGGATGGCAATAAATTATCAAAGCAAAATCATGCGCCGCCTTTGCCTGACGGCGATCCACGCCCCGCTATTATCAGTACGTTGCGTTTTCTTGGCCAGCCAGTAGACCCTCTGTGGCGCGATCTGCCATTAAATGCATTACTGGAAGCCGCTGTCGCCTCATGGGATATCGCAAGTATTCCTGAAAACAATGTACTTTCCCCTTTAATCCCGGACGTCACTGGCTGA
- the panB gene encoding 3-methyl-2-oxobutanoate hydroxymethyltransferase (ID:JIFNMEKO_02412;~source:Prodigal:2.6), which translates to MKPTTVSTLREWKKQRQKFASMTAYDFSFARLFSEAGIPVLLVGDSLGMVVQGHDSTLPVSVNDIVYHTDAVRRGAPQALLMADLPFMSYATPEQACENAARLLRAGANMVKLEGGQWLADTVRQLTERAVPVCGHLGLTPQSVNIFGGYKVQGRESDVADRLFADALTLESAGMQTLVLECVPVALAQRITAALSIPVIGIGAGNVTDGQILVMHDAFGITGGHTPKFAKNFLAGQDDIRQAVTNYINEVASGSYPAAEHSFF; encoded by the coding sequence ATGAAACCAACCACTGTATCCACCCTGCGTGAGTGGAAAAAACAAAGGCAGAAATTTGCCTCAATGACTGCTTATGACTTCAGTTTTGCACGCCTTTTCAGTGAGGCTGGCATTCCGGTATTACTGGTGGGCGATTCTCTGGGCATGGTTGTGCAGGGGCATGACTCGACGCTACCCGTGAGCGTAAACGATATTGTTTATCACACCGATGCAGTCAGGCGGGGCGCACCTCAGGCGTTATTGATGGCTGATCTGCCTTTTATGAGTTATGCAACACCAGAACAGGCGTGCGAAAATGCGGCCCGATTATTACGTGCAGGCGCCAATATGGTCAAGCTGGAGGGCGGTCAGTGGCTCGCTGACACTGTTCGCCAGCTTACCGAGCGTGCAGTTCCTGTTTGCGGTCATCTGGGCCTGACACCACAGTCAGTCAATATTTTCGGTGGCTATAAAGTTCAGGGAAGGGAGAGCGATGTTGCCGATCGCCTGTTTGCAGATGCGCTGACGCTGGAATCTGCAGGCATGCAAACTCTGGTTCTGGAGTGTGTACCTGTTGCTCTGGCTCAGCGCATCACCGCCGCGCTATCAATTCCGGTTATCGGAATTGGCGCTGGAAATGTGACAGATGGTCAAATTCTGGTGATGCATGATGCTTTCGGTATCACTGGCGGACACACGCCAAAATTCGCTAAAAACTTTCTGGCCGGTCAGGATGATATTCGCCAGGCGGTCACCAACTATATCAATGAAGTCGCAAGCGGAAGTTATCCTGCCGCCGAACACAGTTTTTTTTAA
- the pcnB gene encoding Poly(A) polymerase I (ID:JIFNMEKO_02410;~source:Prodigal:2.6): MTIIPRDRHPISRADISENALKVLYRLNKAGYEAYLVGGGVRDLLLGNKPKDFDITTNATPEEMRKLFRNCRLVGRRFRLAHVMFGREVIEVATFRGHHEAPENNDSQTLSQRGQNGMLLRDNIFGSIEDDAQRRDLTINSLYYSVADFTVRDYVGGLQDLQQGIIRLIGDPETRYREDPVRMLRVARFAARLDMQIAPETAEPLSRLASLINDVPSARLFEEALKLLQTGYGYRTWTLLCEFQLFQPLFPLINRHFTPSGDSNLERMIAQVLKNTDNRIHTELRVNPAFLFAAMLWYPLLEMAEKISQESGLAYYDAFALAMNDTLNETCRALAIPKRITSLVRDIWQLQLRLPRRHGRRAWKLLEHPKFRAAYDLLALRAEVENNTELQRLTHWWGEFQAAAPTQQKNLMTTLDSDDAPRRRQRRPRRRSPAPLQNKQ, translated from the coding sequence ATGACGATTATCCCCCGGGATCGTCATCCGATTTCACGCGCAGATATCAGTGAAAATGCGCTTAAGGTGCTGTACCGACTGAATAAAGCAGGTTATGAAGCCTATCTGGTCGGTGGCGGTGTTCGTGATTTGTTGTTGGGTAACAAGCCAAAAGACTTTGATATCACCACCAATGCAACGCCTGAAGAAATGCGTAAGCTGTTCCGCAACTGTCGCCTGGTCGGACGCCGTTTTCGTCTTGCTCATGTAATGTTCGGACGTGAAGTGATAGAAGTCGCTACTTTTCGCGGACACCATGAAGCGCCAGAGAACAATGACTCTCAGACGCTCTCACAACGTGGACAAAATGGCATGTTGCTGCGCGACAATATCTTCGGCAGCATCGAAGATGACGCACAGCGGCGCGATCTGACGATTAACAGTCTTTACTACAGTGTCGCTGACTTCACGGTGCGTGATTATGTCGGCGGTTTACAAGACCTGCAACAGGGTATTATTCGCCTGATTGGTGATCCTGAAACCCGTTATCGCGAAGATCCGGTACGAATGTTACGTGTGGCTCGTTTCGCTGCACGACTGGATATGCAAATTGCCCCGGAAACCGCAGAACCCCTGTCCCGCCTGGCCTCCTTAATCAACGATGTGCCATCTGCACGCTTATTTGAAGAGGCGCTCAAGCTGTTACAAACCGGATATGGTTACCGCACCTGGACGTTACTGTGTGAATTTCAACTTTTTCAGCCGTTGTTCCCGTTGATCAATCGTCATTTCACACCCAGTGGCGACAGCAATCTGGAACGTATGATTGCTCAGGTGCTGAAAAACACCGATAACCGTATCCACACTGAACTGCGCGTCAATCCGGCATTCTTGTTCGCGGCTATGCTCTGGTATCCGTTACTGGAAATGGCCGAGAAAATCAGTCAGGAGAGTGGTCTCGCCTACTATGACGCTTTCGCTCTGGCTATGAATGATACGCTGAATGAAACCTGCCGTGCACTGGCGATCCCCAAACGTATCACTTCCCTCGTTCGCGATATCTGGCAATTGCAACTGCGTTTACCGCGTCGCCACGGCAGACGTGCCTGGAAGCTGCTCGAACATCCAAAATTCCGTGCAGCTTATGACCTGTTGGCGCTGCGGGCAGAGGTAGAAAATAATACTGAACTGCAACGACTGACACACTGGTGGGGTGAATTTCAGGCAGCTGCGCCAACGCAACAGAAAAACCTGATGACAACTCTGGATAGTGATGATGCACCTCGTCGTCGCCAGCGACGTCCACGCCGTCGTTCACCTGCGCCACTCCAGAATAAACAATGA